In Bdellovibrio sp. GT3, one genomic interval encodes:
- a CDS encoding chemotaxis protein CheX, whose product MKTRKTILIVDNNSGLDNLVREPLGKLLRDSDIAPVVVRAKDGAEAAIKTENQKFDMVLIDTEVPRLMDGGFVYGLHTYKNTQDASLIVVTQRDSTDLPDSLRHCTMLKKPITADELIQTMIKILNSGPAAVATATASSKYAVDVRVINAVIKATTNVFAQFGVQNITMGKAETKSPHESLMGEISSVVEIKSQSYSGYLAISFDKGSYLEVVSVMLMEEQTELNAENQDAVGEINNIIFGNAKSEITNFGVQLTVPKVLIGAGSLIACPQGSAGMLIPFATTKGKFYLTVIAVPV is encoded by the coding sequence ATGAAGACTCGAAAAACGATCCTTATTGTTGATAACAACTCTGGTCTTGATAATTTGGTGCGAGAGCCGCTAGGCAAGCTATTGCGGGACTCTGATATTGCCCCGGTCGTCGTGCGCGCCAAAGACGGTGCTGAAGCCGCGATCAAAACTGAGAATCAAAAATTCGATATGGTTCTAATTGATACAGAGGTGCCACGTCTTATGGATGGTGGTTTCGTCTATGGTCTGCACACCTATAAAAACACCCAGGACGCAAGCCTGATCGTGGTCACACAACGTGATAGCACAGATCTGCCAGACTCCCTTCGCCACTGCACAATGCTTAAAAAGCCCATCACCGCGGATGAGCTGATTCAGACCATGATTAAGATCCTGAATAGCGGGCCCGCGGCCGTAGCCACCGCTACCGCTTCCAGCAAGTATGCCGTGGATGTTCGCGTGATTAATGCCGTCATCAAAGCTACGACCAATGTATTCGCGCAATTTGGCGTGCAGAATATCACCATGGGTAAGGCAGAAACTAAATCCCCGCATGAATCTTTGATGGGAGAAATTTCCTCTGTCGTGGAAATCAAGTCGCAGTCGTACTCTGGATACCTGGCAATTTCTTTCGATAAAGGCAGCTATTTGGAAGTGGTCTCCGTCATGCTGATGGAAGAACAGACCGAACTCAATGCCGAGAATCAGGACGCAGTCGGTGAGATCAATAATATTATTTTCGGTAACGCCAAATCAGAAATCACCAATTTCGGTGTGCAGCTGACAGTTCCAAAAGTTCTGATTGGAGCGGGAAGCCTGATCGCCTGCCCTCAAGGATCAGCGGGAATGCTGATCCCCTTTGCAACAACCAAAGGAAAGTTCTACCTGACCGTCATTGCGGTTCCAGTCTAA
- a CDS encoding metallophosphoesterase family protein: MIKVISCLLAFAVLSSCAPFVDSPFSDKLLRPERGLNIENQGLIGDIDGDGEIRLGIFSDPHQNYKALDKVTFGMNQNGPYDFVAGLGDYTNSSYNLEYDQFIESISRLDGPRLMAIGNHDTIGAGPELFKKAFGDLNYYMDRGGYRYIFFNSNNLESPENFSSQWLRDSVDSADTAGLNVMIFTHTPLRDEERFHGQDAANMDYVIKHNRVKIVFNGHNHVYMLGTDNGTIMLQCGRSEAEQGAHWLIVRLDTGSGQFCIKRMDTLEEDCSLSIK; this comes from the coding sequence ATGATCAAAGTAATTTCATGCCTACTGGCATTTGCAGTTTTAAGCTCTTGCGCTCCCTTTGTGGACTCTCCTTTTTCAGATAAGCTACTGCGTCCCGAGAGAGGCTTGAACATTGAAAATCAGGGCCTGATCGGTGACATTGATGGCGACGGGGAAATTCGCCTGGGCATTTTTTCTGATCCTCATCAAAACTATAAGGCATTGGATAAAGTCACTTTTGGAATGAACCAAAACGGCCCCTATGACTTTGTTGCAGGACTCGGTGATTACACCAACTCCTCTTACAACCTGGAATACGATCAATTTATTGAATCAATCTCGCGACTGGACGGCCCGCGTTTGATGGCCATTGGAAATCACGACACGATTGGTGCAGGTCCCGAGCTTTTCAAAAAAGCTTTCGGTGACTTGAACTACTACATGGATCGCGGCGGTTACCGTTATATTTTCTTTAACTCCAACAACCTGGAAAGCCCTGAAAATTTCAGCTCTCAATGGCTGCGTGACTCTGTTGATAGCGCAGACACCGCAGGTTTGAACGTCATGATCTTCACGCACACGCCACTAAGAGACGAAGAAAGATTTCATGGCCAAGACGCCGCCAACATGGATTACGTAATCAAACACAACAGAGTGAAAATCGTGTTTAACGGTCACAATCACGTTTACATGCTGGGCACGGACAACGGCACAATCATGCTTCAGTGCGGAAGATCCGAGGCCGAGCAGGGTGCACACTGGTTGATTGTCAGACTGGATACGGGCTCCGGTCAGTTTTGCATCAAGCGCATGGATACATTGGAGGAAGATTGTTCTCTTTCAATAAAATAG
- the groES gene encoding co-chaperone GroES: MGVRPLHDRILVRRMAEEEKTAGGLFIPDTAKEKPQKGEIIATGKGRVTEDGKILPLEVKVGDKVLFSKYAGTELKLEGAEYLMMREEDILGVFN; this comes from the coding sequence ATTGGCGTTCGTCCACTTCACGACAGAATTCTTGTTCGCAGAATGGCGGAAGAAGAAAAAACGGCTGGCGGTCTTTTCATCCCTGATACAGCAAAAGAAAAACCACAAAAAGGTGAAATCATCGCGACTGGTAAAGGTCGTGTAACTGAAGACGGCAAAATCCTGCCTCTTGAAGTTAAAGTTGGCGACAAAGTTCTTTTCAGCAAATACGCAGGAACTGAGTTGAAACTTGAAGGCGCAGAATACTTGATGATGCGCGAAGAAGACATCCTTGGTGTTTTCAATTAA
- the groL gene encoding chaperonin GroEL (60 kDa chaperone family; promotes refolding of misfolded polypeptides especially under stressful conditions; forms two stacked rings of heptamers to form a barrel-shaped 14mer; ends can be capped by GroES; misfolded proteins enter the barrel where they are refolded when GroES binds), with translation MSKVLVFSEDARAHILKGVNTLANAVKVTLGPKGRNVVIDKSFGSPMITKDGVTVAKEIELENKFENMGAQMVKEVASKTNDEAGDGTTTATVLAQAIYREGAKLVSAGHNPMSIKRGIDKAVAMIIEDLKSMAKPVKGSNEVAQVGSISANNDKEIGTMLADAMDKVGKEGVITIEESKTAKTEVTVVEGMQFDRGYLSPYFVTNAERMEAVLENAYVLVYDKKISSMKDMISILEGVAKQGRQLLIIAEDVDGEALATLVVNKLRGTLHICAVKAPGFGDRRKAMLEDIAILTGANVVSEDIGRKLEQATIADLGVAKRIVVDKDNTTIIDGAGKKADITGRVNAIKGQIEETSSDYDKEKLKERLAKLAGGVAVIHVGAPSEVEMKEKKHRVEDALNATRAAVEEGIVAGGGTALLRASNKIDKTKFNEEEAFGAMIIKRACEEPIRQIAANAGLDGAIVLDRILQNKSASWGFNAYSDEYTDLIKDGVIDPVKVVRCALTNAASVSSLMLTTETMIAEAPKKDSPMPAGGGHDMGGMGGMGGMM, from the coding sequence ATGTCTAAAGTTTTAGTATTCTCAGAAGACGCTCGCGCACACATCTTGAAAGGTGTGAACACTCTTGCGAACGCAGTAAAAGTAACTCTAGGACCTAAAGGTCGTAACGTAGTTATCGACAAGTCTTTCGGTTCTCCAATGATCACTAAAGACGGTGTAACTGTTGCTAAAGAAATCGAATTGGAAAACAAATTCGAAAACATGGGCGCGCAAATGGTTAAGGAAGTTGCTTCCAAAACTAATGACGAAGCCGGTGACGGTACAACAACTGCAACTGTTTTGGCTCAAGCGATCTACCGCGAAGGCGCGAAACTGGTTTCTGCAGGTCACAACCCAATGTCTATCAAACGTGGTATCGACAAAGCTGTTGCGATGATCATCGAAGACCTTAAATCAATGGCTAAGCCAGTTAAAGGTTCTAACGAAGTTGCTCAAGTTGGTTCTATCTCTGCAAACAACGATAAAGAAATCGGTACAATGCTTGCGGATGCTATGGATAAAGTTGGTAAAGAAGGCGTTATCACTATCGAAGAATCCAAAACTGCTAAAACTGAAGTTACAGTAGTTGAAGGTATGCAATTCGATCGTGGTTACTTGTCTCCATACTTCGTAACTAACGCAGAAAGAATGGAAGCAGTTCTTGAGAACGCTTACGTTCTTGTCTACGACAAAAAAATCTCTTCTATGAAAGACATGATCTCTATTCTTGAAGGCGTTGCTAAGCAAGGTCGTCAATTGTTGATCATCGCTGAAGACGTTGACGGTGAAGCATTGGCAACTTTGGTTGTTAATAAACTTCGCGGCACTCTTCACATCTGTGCTGTTAAAGCTCCAGGTTTCGGTGACCGTCGTAAAGCTATGCTTGAAGACATCGCTATCTTGACTGGTGCAAACGTAGTTTCTGAAGATATCGGTCGTAAGCTTGAGCAAGCGACTATCGCTGATCTTGGTGTTGCGAAACGCATCGTTGTTGATAAAGACAACACTACTATCATTGATGGCGCTGGTAAAAAAGCAGACATCACTGGTCGCGTAAACGCTATCAAAGGTCAAATCGAAGAAACTTCTTCTGACTATGACAAAGAAAAATTGAAAGAGCGTTTGGCTAAATTGGCTGGCGGCGTAGCTGTTATCCACGTTGGTGCTCCTTCTGAAGTTGAGATGAAAGAGAAAAAACACCGCGTAGAAGACGCTTTGAATGCGACTCGCGCAGCTGTTGAAGAAGGCATCGTTGCTGGTGGTGGTACTGCTTTGCTTCGCGCTTCTAACAAAATCGACAAAACTAAATTCAACGAAGAAGAAGCTTTCGGTGCGATGATCATCAAACGCGCTTGCGAAGAGCCAATTCGTCAAATCGCTGCGAATGCAGGTCTTGATGGCGCGATCGTTTTGGATCGTATCCTTCAAAACAAATCTGCTTCTTGGGGTTTCAACGCATACTCTGACGAATACACTGACCTAATCAAAGACGGTGTTATCGATCCAGTTAAAGTTGTTCGTTGCGCTCTAACTAACGCAGCTTCAGTTTCTTCTTTGATGCTTACTACTGAGACTATGATCGCAGAAGCACCTAAGAAAGATTCTCCAATGCCAGCTGGTGGCGGCCATGATATGGGCGGCATGGGTGGTATGGGCGGTATGATGTAA
- a CDS encoding response regulator — protein sequence MKIRFAVIDDAAFLRELIKNMMSNAGHQCVGEAENGNDGIRLVDSVLPDLVFLDMVMPLRNGLETARAIKEAHPDIQIIGCSTIDNDAMIEKAHEAGFDAYITKPFTKENLLLVVSKVLPQLGESTHGRG from the coding sequence ATGAAGATACGTTTTGCAGTTATCGATGATGCCGCCTTCTTACGCGAACTCATAAAAAACATGATGAGCAACGCCGGTCACCAATGTGTCGGTGAAGCTGAAAACGGTAATGATGGAATCCGTCTGGTGGACTCCGTACTGCCCGATTTGGTTTTTCTGGATATGGTTATGCCATTAAGAAATGGACTTGAAACGGCCCGTGCAATTAAGGAAGCGCATCCCGATATTCAAATTATTGGATGTTCGACAATTGATAACGATGCGATGATTGAAAAAGCCCATGAGGCAGGTTTCGATGCATACATCACCAAGCCATTTACCAAAGAAAATTTACTATTAGTCGTTTCAAAAGTGTTGCCGCAGCTGGGGGAATCAACGCATGGAAGAGGTTAA
- a CDS encoding DUF6531 domain-containing protein, with translation MKKALIAVAVLFSAQAHALVDMKNANYSNTWIDMDVPGTGYDLKIVRTYNSRSLFNGMFGFGWCSDFETSMEVNAEGNIKVKECGGGMEITYSPREVSRQDVEKTISQIVTKMKAEKKVGVTDTYLSSLKTDLLEDDNTRTELARKYGIIVPVKEGTKFFANGREVENFTFNKTFYTRTLPDGTAQRFSPQGLLTHIYDKNGNFLKFDYDKTQITKIEDNNGRRLAFKYFQNKKIKSITGPNGLNVDYKFANLDDLASVKNAWNKTYTYEYDDLHNLTKASWPDKTSIAIKYDKKNDWVTSFSNRDKCVESYKYEFSQNDPQNHYWSSVKKVCGKEVVADDKYEFWHRQRADGQYYLQRVMTTINGNVTDISYHELFGKPTGIRRNSERISYEYYPDGLVKVKATPATRMAFEYDSKIKKVTQVSTTFFNQKGQKVTAKATQFKYDGKGNLNYAQNSDGQKIAMTYDNRGRIATITDQAKKVVKIEYEERYGKPSIVTRPGLGTIQVSYKPNGEINKVDSKEGPSVAMQVASTFNNLLDIIAPATAELYL, from the coding sequence ATGAAGAAGGCACTTATTGCAGTGGCCGTTCTTTTCTCGGCTCAGGCGCATGCCCTTGTCGACATGAAGAATGCCAACTATTCCAATACGTGGATAGACATGGACGTACCAGGCACTGGTTACGATCTTAAAATTGTTAGAACCTATAACAGCCGCTCACTTTTCAACGGAATGTTTGGATTCGGTTGGTGCTCGGATTTCGAAACCAGCATGGAAGTAAATGCTGAGGGAAATATCAAAGTGAAAGAGTGCGGTGGTGGTATGGAAATTACCTACTCACCTCGTGAAGTTTCACGCCAGGATGTTGAAAAAACAATCAGCCAGATCGTGACTAAGATGAAAGCCGAAAAGAAAGTCGGCGTGACTGACACTTATCTGAGTTCCCTGAAAACAGATCTTTTGGAAGACGACAACACTCGCACTGAGCTTGCAAGAAAGTACGGCATTATCGTTCCTGTTAAGGAAGGTACGAAGTTTTTTGCAAACGGTCGCGAAGTGGAGAACTTCACGTTCAATAAAACTTTTTATACAAGAACTCTTCCAGACGGAACAGCACAGCGTTTTAGTCCGCAAGGTCTTCTGACTCATATCTATGATAAGAACGGCAACTTCTTGAAGTTCGATTACGATAAGACTCAAATCACCAAGATCGAGGACAATAACGGTCGTCGTCTGGCGTTCAAGTACTTTCAAAACAAAAAGATTAAGTCCATCACAGGCCCTAACGGTCTGAATGTGGATTATAAGTTCGCAAATCTGGATGACTTGGCTTCAGTTAAGAATGCGTGGAACAAGACTTACACTTACGAATATGACGACCTTCACAACTTAACCAAGGCTTCATGGCCGGATAAAACATCTATCGCGATCAAGTATGACAAGAAGAATGACTGGGTCACTTCTTTCTCGAATCGCGACAAGTGTGTGGAATCCTATAAGTACGAGTTCTCGCAAAACGATCCACAGAATCACTACTGGTCATCAGTTAAAAAAGTTTGTGGCAAAGAAGTTGTCGCAGATGACAAGTACGAGTTCTGGCACAGACAGCGCGCTGATGGGCAGTATTACCTGCAACGTGTGATGACAACTATCAATGGCAATGTCACTGATATCAGCTATCACGAGCTATTCGGCAAGCCGACGGGCATCCGCAGAAACTCTGAGCGTATTTCTTATGAATACTATCCGGATGGTTTGGTAAAAGTTAAGGCTACGCCAGCAACTCGCATGGCTTTCGAATACGATTCGAAAATCAAAAAGGTGACTCAGGTATCCACGACGTTCTTCAACCAAAAAGGTCAGAAGGTCACAGCTAAAGCCACTCAGTTTAAATATGATGGCAAAGGCAATCTGAACTATGCGCAGAACTCAGATGGTCAGAAGATTGCTATGACCTATGATAATCGCGGTCGTATCGCAACGATCACCGATCAGGCCAAGAAAGTGGTTAAGATCGAGTATGAAGAGCGTTACGGAAAACCATCTATTGTGACTCGCCCAGGATTGGGAACTATTCAGGTTTCCTACAAACCAAATGGTGAGATCAACAAGGTGGATAGTAAAGAAGGACCTTCAGTGGCAATGCAAGTGGCCAGCACATTTAATAACTTGCTCGACATTATCGCTCCTGCTACTGCAGAGCTATATCTCTAA
- a CDS encoding type II secretion system F family protein, translating into MSFLFKEWIMIPVFGICVFTVVILWADKAIAWLHKRSLGQREEVVRIMRLMGMDADEKKITILILLMSFGIGALVFLLFWPSVLVGAFFGASVTVAGWQLPLLIVRMLYEKRCSAFVDQMVDGITIMANGIKAGSNPQESMKRVVEIMGNPISQEFSQVLYQMQVGDSFESALNDLGNRIPRPDVQMFVTSINILKETGGNLAETFQTIVLVIRERQKVEKKIQAMTAQGLMQGIIVTLIPFFLMGVFLVIDPTFIKPMFNTTLGLVLLFAMLALQIIGGVIIKKLVTIKV; encoded by the coding sequence ATGAGTTTCTTGTTTAAGGAATGGATTATGATCCCTGTGTTTGGCATCTGTGTTTTCACAGTTGTCATTCTATGGGCTGATAAAGCCATTGCCTGGCTTCACAAACGCAGCTTAGGCCAGCGTGAGGAAGTTGTTCGCATCATGCGCTTGATGGGCATGGATGCGGACGAAAAGAAAATCACTATTCTGATTTTGTTAATGAGTTTTGGTATTGGTGCTTTGGTGTTCTTGTTATTCTGGCCAAGTGTTTTGGTCGGTGCATTCTTTGGCGCCTCTGTGACTGTGGCTGGCTGGCAACTTCCACTTCTTATTGTTCGCATGCTTTATGAAAAACGCTGTTCAGCGTTTGTCGATCAAATGGTTGATGGCATCACCATCATGGCCAACGGTATTAAAGCTGGCTCCAATCCGCAGGAATCCATGAAGCGTGTCGTGGAAATCATGGGAAATCCTATCAGTCAGGAGTTCTCGCAGGTTTTGTATCAAATGCAAGTTGGTGACAGCTTCGAAAGCGCTTTGAACGATCTTGGAAATCGCATTCCCCGTCCAGACGTACAGATGTTTGTGACGTCCATCAATATACTTAAAGAGACCGGTGGTAATCTGGCTGAAACATTCCAGACTATTGTCTTGGTTATTCGCGAACGCCAGAAGGTGGAGAAAAAAATTCAGGCAATGACGGCGCAAGGTCTTATGCAAGGGATCATCGTCACTCTGATTCCATTCTTTTTGATGGGCGTATTTTTAGTAATTGATCCAACATTCATCAAGCCAATGTTTAACACCACCCTAGGTCTAGTGTTGCTCTTTGCCATGCTGGCCCTGCAAATTATCGGTGGTGTCATCATCAAAAAACTTGTTACCATCAAAGTGTAG
- a CDS encoding ATPase, T2SS/T4P/T4SS family, translating into MAINPNCNLIAVVGGKGGVGKSVFAANFACALMTELRTQVLLVDADSKSVGDQNVIMGLKPVKTLKELSTFQGSLNSQPMNTLVTMHASGLGYVGAVRGPEESLNISPDMLGKLMEFFSRAFKFVVVDVGNDLGPAQMAILQEATAIMIVTTPEVLVVTQTQRLINELLSATFPKDMFQLVVNKASPTGLSPQAISNQLQLPFLGIIPQDDATTMMSLQKYTPFIISSPKSPLTASYFDLSRKLTGGVLQRLKTLTRPKPAPAATEGSNTPAVSGANGMDPRTILKIRVHNELIRTVDLKKLLTDTKQDENKEKEVREKTKREITVIVDKEAPELVREERSKIIKEVLEEALGLGPLEDLLADPAVTEIMVNGFKRIFVERSGKVSLSPVTFTSNDHLRRIIERIVTPLGRQINDSTPYVDARLKDGSRVNAVIEPLSIDGPALTIRKFKKGGITPEKYIEYGSITKNMIDFLRLCVENGLNVVISGGTGSGKTSLLNMMSSFIPSNERVITVEDAAELQLQQEHVVRLETRPASMEGSNAIHIRDLIKNALRMRPDRIIVGECRDGAALDMLQAMNTGHDGSMTTTHANSPRECVARLETLCMMSGMELPIRAIREQIAGAVNLIVQISRQSDGGRRILSITEVAGMQGDVVTLAEIFRFKETGYDKNRKIVGTFQATGTIPSFIQKLSDKGVVIPREIFSNDPAAAKAPAGTAAPGAAPGAGLMPKMPGGVVPPKKVG; encoded by the coding sequence TTGGCTATCAATCCGAATTGTAATCTCATCGCTGTTGTTGGTGGTAAGGGAGGCGTAGGTAAAAGCGTCTTTGCTGCTAACTTTGCCTGTGCATTGATGACCGAGCTTCGTACTCAGGTTTTACTTGTCGACGCGGATTCAAAATCCGTCGGCGATCAAAACGTGATTATGGGTCTGAAACCTGTAAAAACACTAAAAGAACTTTCCACTTTCCAAGGATCTCTGAACTCCCAACCGATGAACACATTGGTGACAATGCATGCCTCCGGTTTGGGTTACGTGGGCGCCGTGCGCGGTCCCGAGGAATCTCTTAATATTTCCCCTGATATGCTGGGAAAACTTATGGAGTTCTTCTCCCGTGCCTTCAAGTTTGTCGTGGTTGACGTGGGTAATGACCTGGGTCCCGCGCAAATGGCGATTCTTCAGGAAGCAACAGCCATCATGATCGTGACCACACCAGAGGTTCTGGTTGTGACGCAAACTCAACGTCTGATCAATGAGCTGCTTTCTGCGACTTTCCCCAAAGATATGTTCCAATTGGTGGTGAACAAGGCTTCTCCAACTGGATTGTCGCCTCAGGCGATTTCCAATCAGCTGCAATTGCCTTTCCTGGGAATCATTCCACAGGATGATGCAACGACGATGATGTCCTTGCAAAAATACACACCATTCATTATCAGCTCGCCAAAATCACCACTGACAGCTTCGTACTTTGACTTGTCTCGCAAGCTGACCGGCGGTGTTTTACAAAGACTGAAAACACTGACTCGTCCAAAACCCGCTCCAGCAGCAACTGAAGGTTCAAATACACCGGCGGTCTCTGGTGCAAATGGCATGGACCCGCGCACGATTTTGAAAATCCGTGTGCACAATGAGTTGATCCGTACCGTGGATCTTAAAAAACTTCTTACTGACACCAAACAGGACGAGAACAAAGAAAAAGAAGTTCGCGAAAAAACCAAGCGCGAAATCACAGTAATCGTCGACAAAGAGGCACCAGAACTGGTGCGCGAGGAAAGATCCAAGATCATCAAAGAGGTTTTGGAAGAAGCCCTGGGACTGGGTCCCCTTGAGGATCTGCTGGCGGATCCTGCTGTGACCGAGATCATGGTGAATGGGTTTAAAAGAATCTTTGTCGAAAGAAGCGGTAAGGTTTCTTTAAGTCCGGTGACTTTCACGTCGAACGATCACCTTCGGCGTATTATCGAACGCATCGTAACACCACTGGGTCGTCAGATTAATGATTCCACACCTTACGTGGATGCCCGTCTTAAAGATGGATCGCGTGTTAATGCCGTGATCGAGCCTCTTTCCATCGACGGCCCGGCTTTGACTATTCGTAAATTTAAAAAGGGCGGTATCACGCCTGAGAAATACATTGAGTACGGAAGTATCACCAAAAACATGATCGACTTCCTGCGCCTGTGCGTGGAGAACGGTCTGAACGTGGTGATCTCCGGTGGTACTGGTTCTGGTAAAACATCATTACTTAATATGATGTCTTCCTTTATCCCATCCAATGAGCGTGTGATCACTGTCGAGGACGCGGCCGAGTTGCAATTGCAACAGGAGCACGTTGTCCGCCTTGAGACTCGTCCCGCTTCCATGGAAGGCTCCAACGCCATCCATATTCGCGATCTAATTAAGAATGCCCTGCGTATGCGTCCTGACCGTATCATCGTCGGTGAGTGCCGTGACGGCGCCGCCTTGGATATGTTGCAGGCCATGAATACAGGTCACGATGGCTCCATGACCACGACCCATGCCAACAGTCCCCGTGAGTGCGTCGCACGTTTGGAGACCCTGTGTATGATGTCTGGAATGGAACTTCCAATTCGTGCAATCCGCGAACAAATTGCGGGCGCGGTGAATTTGATTGTGCAGATTTCCCGTCAATCCGATGGTGGTCGTCGTATCTTAAGCATCACTGAAGTTGCAGGCATGCAGGGTGACGTGGTCACTTTGGCAGAAATCTTCCGCTTTAAAGAAACTGGTTACGATAAGAATCGCAAGATTGTCGGAACATTCCAGGCAACTGGTACCATCCCTAGCTTTATCCAAAAACTAAGCGACAAGGGTGTGGTCATTCCACGTGAGATCTTCAGTAACGACCCAGCCGCCGCCAAGGCTCCGGCTGGCACGGCCGCGCCAGGAGCTGCGCCGGGTGCGGGATTGATGCCTAAGATGCCGGGTGGGGTTGTGCCTCCTAAGAAGGTTGGATAA